One part of the Streptomyces sp. NBC_01381 genome encodes these proteins:
- a CDS encoding MerR family transcriptional regulator yields the protein MSGEHMQIGEVATRTELSLRTIRHYEETGLVIPSARSQGGFRLYTEADVARLMVIRRMKPLGFTLDQMRDLLDATDRLDSGEELAAGEREALLERVRAYELSASEQMEKLRTQLARAEEFAANLRERLDRVTTA from the coding sequence GTGAGCGGCGAGCACATGCAGATCGGCGAGGTCGCCACGCGGACCGAGCTTTCGCTGCGCACCATCCGGCACTACGAGGAGACCGGCCTGGTCATCCCCTCCGCCCGCTCCCAAGGCGGCTTCCGCCTCTACACCGAGGCCGACGTCGCCCGCCTCATGGTCATTCGCCGCATGAAGCCGCTCGGCTTCACCCTGGACCAGATGCGCGACCTGCTGGACGCCACCGACCGCCTCGACTCCGGTGAGGAACTGGCGGCCGGTGAGCGGGAAGCCCTGCTGGAGCGTGTGCGCGCCTACGAGCTGAGCGCGTCCGAGCAGATGGAGAAGCTGCGTACGCAACTGGCGCGGGCCGAGGAGTTCGCCGCGAACCTGCGTGAACGGCTGGACCGGGTCACCACGGCTTAG